From a region of the Methanothermobacter tenebrarum genome:
- a CDS encoding MGMT family protein, with product MLQGHLQTRITPRKTPIGTIHILWHIKDNRPVIYKVILPGNLNRKVKFTSLPLKTVKMENLALDLCSKFQRKVLNTVYQIPAGFVSTYACIAKKLSTSPRSIGRALATNPFPIIVPCHRIVKSDGSLGGYQGKAWMKKRLLETEGIKFDENNIIDKNKILREVKS from the coding sequence ATGCTACAAGGACATCTGCAAACTAGAATAACACCCAGGAAAACTCCAATCGGAACAATCCATATACTCTGGCATATAAAAGATAACAGACCAGTCATATACAAGGTCATCTTACCCGGAAATCTAAATAGAAAGGTAAAATTTACCAGCCTACCCTTAAAGACTGTGAAGATGGAGAACCTTGCATTGGACCTTTGCTCAAAATTCCAAAGAAAAGTTTTAAATACAGTCTATCAGATACCGGCCGGTTTTGTAAGTACCTATGCTTGTATAGCGAAGAAACTTTCAACAAGTCCTAGAAGTATAGGAAGAGCCCTCGCCACAAACCCCTTCCCTATCATCGTGCCATGCCATAGGATCGTGAAATCTGATGGGAGCCTTGGAGGATACCAAGGCAAAGCATGGATGAAAAAAAGACTACTAGAAACTGAGGGTATAAAATTTGATGAAAATAATATAATAGACAAAAACAAAATCCTTCGAGAGGTGAAAAGTTGA
- a CDS encoding cation:proton antiporter: MALPILKDIVIIFGLAFLVLILFQRMKMPTIVGFFITGMIAGPQVLGLVQDTEQIRLMAEVGVILLLFTIGLELSTEKFGEFKRTALLGGTLQILLTIIIILIILSKVGLNFGKALFIGFLVSLSSTAVVLKVLQDSEQIESPHGMVSTSILIFQDLAAVPMILLVPVLAGANKGITLPSVILKGAIIIAFTLIASKYIIPRILHLAAKTKSRELFLVTVIFVCASVTWLTSEAGLSPALGAFIAGFMVAQTDYAHRAQGIILPFEEIFLSFFFVSLGMLVDLNFLFTHYTLILAGVAIVIFIKFLINNVVGFLLGYSIRVMVLVALMLSQIGEFSFIISESGLKYGIIDSVTFQGLLLVSVVTMALTPFVIMASPHIADRFMKFPLPRKVRRGRYYEKPAKLPEDHLIIIGTGLTGQKLVNMADENNIPYVGVDINPEVVNRLKDEGYNIYYGDATHLNVLKHFNVSEAAVMVVAITDYDSTVHVVHEARHLNPLMKIIVRIRGFEDEEPLYRAGADIVISEKREATKRITEEIFTCYKDICKLE; encoded by the coding sequence ATGGCACTGCCAATACTTAAAGATATTGTTATCATCTTCGGCTTGGCCTTCCTTGTGCTCATCCTATTCCAGAGGATGAAAATGCCCACTATAGTTGGATTTTTCATCACAGGGATGATAGCAGGCCCCCAAGTACTTGGACTCGTCCAGGATACAGAACAGATAAGACTAATGGCCGAAGTAGGAGTTATACTATTATTATTTACAATTGGCCTTGAACTTTCAACTGAAAAATTTGGCGAATTTAAACGCACAGCACTACTTGGAGGCACGCTCCAGATTCTCCTGACAATAATCATAATATTAATCATATTATCCAAGGTTGGGTTAAATTTTGGAAAGGCATTATTCATAGGCTTTCTAGTTTCGCTCAGCAGCACAGCTGTCGTTTTAAAGGTTTTGCAGGATTCTGAGCAGATAGAATCTCCACATGGGATGGTGTCAACCTCAATATTAATATTCCAGGATCTTGCAGCAGTACCCATGATATTACTCGTACCAGTGCTTGCAGGAGCCAATAAGGGGATAACACTCCCAAGTGTGATATTAAAAGGGGCTATTATCATAGCATTCACATTAATCGCCTCAAAATATATCATACCAAGGATTTTGCATTTAGCGGCAAAAACCAAAAGCAGAGAATTATTCCTGGTAACGGTTATATTTGTCTGCGCTTCTGTAACATGGCTTACAAGCGAAGCTGGATTATCACCAGCCCTAGGAGCTTTCATAGCAGGTTTCATGGTAGCCCAAACAGACTATGCCCACAGGGCCCAAGGGATAATTCTACCATTCGAAGAAATATTCTTAAGCTTCTTCTTCGTGTCCCTTGGAATGCTAGTAGACCTTAACTTTCTGTTCACACATTATACCCTGATCTTGGCCGGTGTCGCCATTGTTATCTTCATAAAATTTCTCATTAACAATGTGGTAGGTTTCCTGCTTGGATATTCTATTAGGGTTATGGTACTCGTGGCCCTTATGTTATCACAGATTGGAGAATTCTCATTTATCATATCTGAAAGCGGATTAAAGTATGGTATTATAGACAGTGTAACATTCCAGGGTCTTCTTTTAGTTTCTGTTGTGACTATGGCTCTGACACCCTTTGTTATCATGGCTTCGCCGCATATAGCTGATCGTTTTATGAAATTCCCATTACCAAGAAAGGTTAGAAGGGGAAGATATTATGAAAAACCTGCGAAACTCCCAGAGGATCATCTTATCATCATAGGCACGGGTTTAACAGGTCAAAAACTTGTGAATATGGCTGATGAGAACAACATACCATATGTTGGAGTTGACATAAATCCAGAGGTTGTTAATAGGCTCAAAGATGAAGGATACAATATATATTATGGTGATGCAACCCACCTTAATGTTTTAAAACATTTTAATGTCTCCGAGGCGGCTGTGATGGTGGTGGCTATAACAGATTATGATTCAACAGTCCATGTTGTACATGAAGCACGCCACTTAAACCCTCTTATGAAGATAATAGTCAGAATCAGAGGATTCGAAGACGAGGAACCACTCTACAGGGCCGGGGCAGATATCGTGATCTCGGAGAAAAGAGAAGCCACAAAAAGGATAACAGAGGAGATATTCACATGCTACAAGGACATCTGCAAACTAGAATAA
- a CDS encoding histidine kinase dimerization/phosphoacceptor domain -containing protein: MALGDVAWFILEFLGQEPFPSIADILYILYYPFFGLGLLIVPVERKADKFKAIFDFCIISAAIATIVWIFLLKPVILAGGSLIEVLFSAIYIIGDFLVIFILVDFIINKIGSLKSRAINIFLVAMIILLLSDLLFAAGEFYGFYYSGCLLDVGWIIGYLLLTLSTVEFRLEDFEKPVYSQERAWIMEHFPDFFILSLFILFLFVIFNFNIKTAQGFAIAFLIILSFTIGRHHATLVENRKLIEDLNAEKNRVGLYLEIAAWGLIFLDDKARIQYINRRGLEILEGNEEDVKGKNWFLNFVPANERVEREKKYFKHIREDEGYTITGKIITCKGNEKIMQMTARPIYENGEFKGAIIAAEDMTKLYHMQRKLEESERRYRGIFNTAPSIILSLDKDLKIQDSNRMVSILGYKPDELIGKNINDILEDKIKEPVPGEYRIKRKDNSILYVKINFSRLKDEIIAIIEDITPLKESIKEKELLLREIHHRVKNNLQIISSLLGIQERKIKNQEFKNMLSGSKERIKSIALLHEHLYQSTDLASVKIKDYIGNLVTKTLQAYPTDIHITTDIEDITLNIETSLPIGLIINELLTNTIKHANATKAEIKLKKTNQELKLHYKDNGKGLTEDEIQKSEGLGWQLIKSLTNQLLGKLTIKDNKGLDLMITFKELKYKKRY, encoded by the coding sequence TTGGCGCTTGGAGATGTTGCATGGTTCATCCTTGAGTTTTTGGGTCAGGAACCATTCCCATCCATAGCAGACATATTATACATATTATATTATCCTTTTTTTGGCCTTGGACTTCTCATCGTCCCAGTAGAGAGGAAAGCTGATAAATTTAAGGCCATATTCGATTTTTGCATAATATCGGCGGCCATAGCCACGATAGTATGGATATTCCTTCTTAAACCAGTTATACTTGCTGGCGGATCCCTAATTGAAGTTTTATTTTCTGCAATTTACATTATAGGAGATTTCTTGGTGATATTTATCCTTGTAGACTTCATTATCAACAAGATCGGTTCGTTGAAATCTCGGGCCATTAACATATTCCTTGTTGCTATGATAATTTTACTTTTGAGCGATCTTCTATTTGCCGCTGGAGAATTCTATGGATTCTATTATAGTGGCTGCCTACTCGACGTTGGATGGATAATAGGCTACCTATTATTAACATTGTCAACTGTTGAATTTAGACTTGAAGATTTTGAAAAGCCAGTATATTCACAAGAACGCGCATGGATAATGGAACATTTCCCAGACTTCTTCATATTATCCCTCTTCATATTATTCTTGTTTGTAATTTTCAATTTCAACATTAAAACAGCGCAAGGTTTTGCAATAGCATTCCTCATAATATTATCCTTCACGATTGGACGACATCATGCCACCCTAGTTGAAAATAGGAAGCTTATTGAAGATTTGAATGCCGAGAAAAACCGGGTTGGATTATACCTTGAAATCGCAGCATGGGGTCTCATATTCCTAGATGATAAAGCCCGGATACAATACATAAATAGGAGGGGTCTTGAGATACTGGAAGGTAATGAAGAGGATGTTAAGGGTAAAAATTGGTTCTTGAATTTCGTGCCTGCCAATGAACGAGTTGAAAGAGAGAAAAAATACTTCAAGCACATCAGGGAAGATGAGGGTTATACGATCACTGGCAAGATTATCACATGTAAAGGTAATGAGAAGATAATGCAAATGACCGCCAGGCCAATCTATGAAAATGGAGAATTCAAGGGGGCTATTATCGCAGCTGAGGACATGACAAAACTTTACCATATGCAAAGGAAGCTTGAAGAAAGCGAGAGAAGATACAGGGGCATATTCAACACAGCCCCAAGTATCATCCTCTCACTGGACAAGGATCTTAAAATCCAAGACTCTAATAGGATGGTGAGCATACTCGGCTATAAACCAGATGAACTGATAGGTAAAAACATCAATGATATCCTAGAAGATAAGATCAAAGAACCTGTCCCGGGAGAATATAGGATCAAGAGGAAGGATAATAGCATACTATATGTTAAGATAAACTTCAGCAGACTAAAAGATGAGATAATCGCTATAATAGAAGATATAACACCACTAAAAGAATCCATAAAAGAAAAGGAACTGCTCTTACGTGAAATACATCACCGTGTTAAAAATAACCTGCAGATCATATCAAGTCTACTAGGCATACAAGAGCGTAAAATAAAAAATCAAGAATTCAAAAACATGCTCTCAGGCAGCAAAGAGCGCATAAAATCCATAGCACTCTTACATGAACATTTATACCAGTCAACGGATCTTGCAAGCGTGAAAATCAAAGACTATATAGGAAATCTTGTGACAAAAACCCTACAAGCCTACCCAACAGACATCCATATAACAACGGACATTGAAGACATCACATTAAATATTGAAACAAGCCTCCCAATTGGCCTAATAATAAACGAACTATTAACCAACACAATAAAACACGCAAATGCAACAAAAGCAGAAATCAAACTAAAAAAGACAAACCAAGAATTAAAATTACATTACAAAGACAATGGCAAAGGCCTCACAGAAGATGAAATCCAAAAATCGGAAGGACTAGGATGGCAACTCATAAAATCCCTCACAAACCAACTCCTGGGAAAACTAACAATCAAAGACAATAAAGGCCTAGATCTCATGATAACATTCAAAGAACTCAAATACAAAAAAAGATACTAA